Proteins encoded by one window of Leopardus geoffroyi isolate Oge1 chromosome X, O.geoffroyi_Oge1_pat1.0, whole genome shotgun sequence:
- the LOC123594474 gene encoding uncharacterized protein LOC123594474 — translation MRPRGVSGLPHRIRVSRDWRGGAGRGEGASASASASASSGRASNPVRRGKGAEPRGLRGALRALQLRPWSEAGVLRSQSRGGAVQATCLPVGCPGEGLATIMPLRQTSELCKVEEEPRQAPLPWDVPLWEAEDEEVEMVLEVEVVEVEEVDVVEAEQVHAEEEEEVDVAEDVEHVEVEEVEEVEEVEEEGDAQSARESEE, via the exons ATGAGGCCCCGCGGGGTGTCTGGACTTCCGCATCGCATCCGGGTCTCAAGAGactggcggggcggggcggggcggggcgagggggcCTCGGCGTCGGCGTCTGCGTCGGCGTCTTCCGGCCGCGCCTCGAATCCCGTCAGGCGCGGGAAGGGCGCAGAGCCTCGTGGGCTTCgag GGGCTCTGCGAGCTCTGCAGTTGAGGCCTTGGTCTGAGGCAGGAgtcctgaggtcacagagcagagGAGGCGCGGTTCAGGCGACGTGCTTGCCAGTCGGTTGTCCAGGCGAG GGTCTGGCGACCATCATGCCCCTGCGTCAGACGAGTGAGCTCTGCAAGGTCGAGGAGGAGCCCAGACAGGCCCCGCTGCCATGGGATGTACCGCTGTGGGAGGCGGAGGACGAGGAGGTGGAGATGGTcttggaggtggaggtggtggaggtggaggaggtggatgTTGTGGAAGCGGAGCAGGTGCATGCcgaagaggaagaggaggtggaTGTGGCGGAGGACGTGGAGCACGtagaggtggaggaggtggaggaggtggaggaggtggaggaggagggcgaCGCACAGTCTGCCCGAGAGTCAGAGGAGTGA
- the LOC123594531 gene encoding transmembrane protein 185A-like codes for MAPLGCGAAVLVRVHTVLATEIHRGLGYASLEVLGTNYKGFFLSSFPQVVCVPLWILMSFLCLVVLYYIVWSVLFLRSMDVIAEQRRTHITMALSWMTIVVPLLTFEILLVHKLDGHNAFSCIPIFVPLWLSLITLMATTFGQKGGNHWWFGIRKDFCQFLLEIFPFLREYGNISYDLHHEDTEETEETPVPEPPKIAPMFRKKTRVVITQSPGKYVLPPPKLNIEMPD; via the exons ATGGCACCCCTGGGGTGCGGGGCGGCTGTCCTCGTTCGGGTGCACACTGTCTTAGCTACAGAGATCCATCGGGGGCTTGGCTATGCCTCCCTTGAGGTGCTGGGCACAAACTATAAAggttttttcctctcctccttccctcaggtCGTGTGTGTTCCCCTGTGGATTCTTATGTCCTTTCTGTGCCTGGTGGTCCTCTATTACATCGTGTGGTCTGTTTTGTTCCTGCGTTCCATGGATGTGATTGCAGAACAGCGAAGGACACACATAACAATGGCACTGAGCTGGATGACCATTGTCGTGCCTCTCCTTACTTTTGAG aTCCTGTTGGTTCACAAACTGGATGGCCACAACGCATTCTCTTGTATCCCAATATTTGTCCCCCTTTGGCTCTCCTTGATCACTCTGATGGCAACCACATTTGGACAGAAGGGAGGAAACCACT GGTGGTTTGGTATTCGCAAGGATTTCTGTCAGTTTCTGcttgaaatcttcccatttttgAGAGAATATGGAAACATTTCCTACGACCTCCATCATGAAGATACTGAGGAAACCGAAGAAACCCCAGTTCCTGAACCTCCTAAAATTGCTCCAATGTTTCGGAAGAAGACCAGGGTCGTTATCACCCAGAGCCCTGGGAAGTATGTCCTCCCACCTCCCAAACTGAATATTGAAATGCCAGATTAG